The following proteins are encoded in a genomic region of Ostrinia nubilalis chromosome 1, ilOstNubi1.1, whole genome shotgun sequence:
- the LOC135088458 gene encoding carbonic anhydrase 1, which yields MEDWGYTCENGPATWIEKFPEARGARQSPVDIVTSRCSSSGCAGPLCWRYSVNHTRSVVNPGYCWRVDENGYDSELRGGPLGSDVYKLQQWHCHWGAVNGEGSEHTVDGRSFSGELHLVHWNTSKYNSFAEAAGQTDGLAVLGVLLMVGSKHEELDKVVRLLPYIQHKGDKVTMSEPLDPARLLPARTAYWTYPGSLTTPPCTESVTWILFKDPVQVSAEQLALMRKLRCGEASCGEEAMELLHNYRPTLPLGNRELRDYGGN from the exons GTCCAGCGACATGGATAGAGAAGTTCCCAGAGGCGCGCGGTGCCCGCCAGAGCCCCGTGGACATCGTGACGTCACGATGCAGCAGCAGCGGCTGCGCAGGGCCTCTCTGCTGGCGCTACTCCGTCAACCACACGCGCTCCGTCGTCAACCCCGGCTACTGCTGGCGTGTCGATGAAAATGGATACGATTCTG AACTGCGCGGAGGTCCCCTGGGTTCGGACGTGTACAAACTGCAGCAGTGGCACTGCCACTGGGGCGCGGTGAACGGCGAGGGCTCCGAGCACACGGTGGACGGACGCTCCTTCTCCGGCGAACTGCATCTGGTGCACTGGAACACCAGCAAGTACAACAGCTTCGCCGAAGCCGCGGGGCAGACTGACGGCCTGGCTGTATTGGGAGTTTTGCTGATG GTTGGCTCAAAACACGAGGAACTAGACAAAGTAGTCCGGCTATTGCCGTACATCCAGCACAAGGGCGACAAAGTGACGATGTCGGAGCCGCTCGACCCGGCCAGGCTGCTGCCCGCGCGCACGGCCTACTGGACCTACCCCGGCTCGCTCACCACGCCGCCCTGCACCGAGTCCGTCACCTGGATACTCTTCAAGGACCCCGTGCAGGTGTCCGCTGAGCAG TTGGCCCTGATGCGCAAGCTGCGTTGCGGCGAGGCGTCGTGCGGCGAGGAGGCCATGGAGCTGCTGCACAACTACCGGCCCACGCTGCCGCTCGGCAACCGCGAGCTGCGCGACTACGGCGGCAACTAA